The Prionailurus viverrinus isolate Anna chromosome B1, UM_Priviv_1.0, whole genome shotgun sequence genome includes the window TTCAGCAACCCACAAGCAGTTGACAGGCATGTTTCCACAGGGTTCACACCATTACAGGTGTTATGGTATCCATTTTTTagctaaataaattaaacaaccatttaaatattttacgcCTTCAAAATGGAAAGTGTTGAGAGATTATTCATGTGCAGACATTGGAAGACAAGATGCAGTTAATCAATTTATCACTCAGCTGAACACCAGCCACGGTGCTGATTTTGAACATTATGCAGTTTTACATTATACTTCCTCTTTGCCATCTATATTTTAATGTCTATCTATAATGGACCATTAGTGAAATAAGGGCAACATAAGAAACACTGATATTGAAACGTAAGTTAATGAGAAACAAACAGACCAAAGAGAGAGAGCTAATATTTCACATTTGCATGAAGACAATTTTCACCAGATCCATATATTAAATTCCTCTGATCAAGATGCCTCTGGGgttccaaaacagaaaagactgtgATTATATCGAGTTGActttcatttattgaaaattaagACTACCCAGTCCCACATTTTTCCTCTCAATAGTGCTCTGAAATAACCTGAAACTTTCTCCTGTATTTAATCATTTGGATTCAAGCATAAAAATCActttcgggggcacctgggtggctcaactggttaagcaaatgactcctgattttggctcaggtcatgatctcatgatcatgggctgaaagcgtggagcctgcttaggattctttctttctctctgccccttgtcctcttgtgcttctctctctctctctctctctctctctctcaaaataatcaataaacattaaataaattacttttaaaaatggattaattGTGAAAGGCAACAACTGAAAACATTAGGTGATGAAAATATGTTTTGCCTATTTTCAATGTTGTGTCATGCAAATTGCAATGTGATTTAAATTactatttaattcttattttttgaaaagtttcacATATGCCAAAGTATCAAATGGTGCTAGGAAGGCAAAACAAAACGGACACAGCAAGCAGCATttgctctcctttctccatttttttttaatctcaaaaggAACCCTTCTCAACTCTTTTAGTTGACTAGTTGGGCAAATATCTTCCCATCTCTAAATAATATCCTCTTCTTACTGTGGTTTTTGGCTATGGGCATCATCTATAGATTTCCCACTTGGGAGCTTGTAACTTAGCACTTTTTTACCACTAATACCTCCTCCCCATCTAATATGCTACAGATGTATACTATCCATGTACCATCATCCCGATATTTTATATCATATGTGCTGGCTAGCAAACTATGCTGGGTATGTCATGACCCTATAAAACTATATCTTCAGCTAAAACATTGGTACACTATGATCTCTTTTAATTTCCTGCACCACATTCTATCTTCTCTGGAGTTCATGATTGTCTTATTGCTTAATTTATCTAgtgttttggtattttttcctGTACTTCTTATTAGTTAAAATTCAAACTTTCTGTCAATTGTCAAGATGTTTAGTAGCATTCCATATTAATCTTCTTGAAGAAAACTCTCCTTGGACCTTTATGACCTGATCCAATCTGGACCAAATATTTTCACACGCACGGTTCACAACTATCACCTTGCACATCTCTCTTGAATTGAATCCCCTGCTTCCCATATCATATGTAAAATATAGATAAGTGATGGAAGCATATGGGTTAGATTCAAATATATAGGTATCATGTTGTATCTTCTGTATATGAAAgatgacaacaacaaaatatgAGCTTATTTGAAAACCTACCCATAATTTTGAAACTCAGTGGCTACTCACTCttggccatttttaaatgttaatagaaGAGACTTATTTCCTTATATACAAAAAGACACTTCTTAAAATTGGGGGGAAGTGGATTTTATTACGGTTAGCTTGAATTCTAACTACAGTCCCATATACATGAGAACAATATTGCTAATTCACACTTTCACAATTTTTGAACtttaagaaacaaggaaataatcACTAAGTATGAAATATAAAACTACATGTTGTCTCATCCTCTTAAGTGTGTGGATCTGGGATCCGCATGTGTGCTCTACATACCAGATGTGATAAagtgaatgtttgtgtccctcaaAAATCCAAGCGTTGCAACCAAATCCACAATCTGAAGGTATTAGAAGAAGCTTTTGGGAGGCCTTTGGGAGTTGCTTTATTACtgcctttataaaagaaatcCCAGAGAGCTTGCCTGCCCCTTCTGCTATGTAAGGTAATAGCAAGAATATGGTGGTCGATGAACCTGGAAACCAACCCTTTTCTaacactgaatctgccagtgaCTTGACCTTAGACTTACTGGCCTCTagtactgtgagaaataaacttctttgtttataagctacctagTCTATGTTATTTTGTGATAGCACCCCAAATGGACCAAGAGATTAGCAATAAGACCTGGGACCAATGTTTTAACCTAGGATCAGTTTCTTAACCTTTCTACACTTCATAATTAGGATGATCAAACGGtatcattttcttcataaaaccGGGGAGACAGAGTTAAATGTAActttaatacatgtaaagtacaTAGAATAGTGCCCAGGACATAGTAAACACCCAAATAATAAGTGATATTGTTATTGGTGTTATTGGtgattattttccataattaagTTCTTCAGTTTTAAGTGCCTTTTTTAGCTAAACAGAATTTCAGTAAAATTGATTACCCTCGTTTAAAGCaaccagaaatatttttcaaagtctCTTCTAGGTGGAAGTGAGCGCCGCTCCTCGAGCCCCACGGGCTTCTGAAGCCAGCAGGATGAATGTAGGGGTGGCACACAGTGAAGTGAACCCCAACACTCGAGTGATGAATAGCcggggcatctggctggcctACATCATCTTGGTAGGACTGCTGCATGTGGTTCTACTCAGCATCCCCTTCTTCAGCATTCCTGTTGTCTGGACCCTGACCAACGTCATCCATAACTTGGCTATGTATGTCTTCTTACATACTGTGAAAGGGACACCCTTTGAGACCCCTGACCAAGGAAAAGCTCGGCTCCTGACACACTGGGAACAGATGGACTACGGGCTCCAATTTACCTCTTCCCGCAAATTCCTCAGCATCTCTCCTATTGTACTCTACCTCCTCGCCAGCTTCTACACCAAGTATGATGCTGCTCACTTCCTCATCAATACAGCCTCATTGCTCAGTGTACTGCTGCCTAAGTTACCCCAATTCCATGGGGTTCGTCTCTTTGGCATCAACAAATACTGAAGGATGGGGCTGGGGATGACACTGGACCAAAGGGCTGTAACATCCTTTCCTTCTCCATACTGTCTTCTGTATCTTCAAAGCCTGAGAACTATACCACCTTTCCCAAACTCCCAGGAAGAGAACAGATAGGAAAATGGGCCTCCCTGGGCCCAGCCCTGCTAACAGCAGGTTTCTTTAAATCAGGAAAGGCGGGAAGGATAAGGGCCAAATCACTCTTTTTTCCACAGAAGGAAGCCAAGTTTGGGCAGCTTGTTTGGTGATTTAAGTTTTTCTAGATCTTCCACTCCCACTActttccagctttgttttactgtgtattttccttataataaagataattttttttcagaaaaaaaaaaaaaacaaagtctcttCTAATTTTACGTGCTGGGAAAGAACTTTCAACATTCAAAATAGCTTATAATTAAAACTACATAAAATGGCTTCCTGTACAGCTTTGTGAAGAAAACAGAGATTCCCAAAGAGATTTTAAGATTTCAGCACTCCCCCCCAGAAAATTGAGGAATAGTTAACGGAACTTTTTTGACAGCAAGGAACAgacattttgtttatatgaaatggAAATTCAGCTGAAGGGCTGTTTTCTTTCCGTCCTTGAATTTCATATGTTTAAGGGTAATAGTTGCTTGCGATATATGAAGCCACCATAGAACATGCAGCATTTCAATAAAATAGTTCCAACATTTGCATGACAAGTGTCGTAAAAGAAATTccagtgaaaaaggaaaaaaaaacttttttgaggTTGCCTGTCCAGAATTTGCCAAATTTTAAAAGTGTGTAGTGAACAAAAGACATAGCAAGTTTTATACCACTAATGAGAAGAAACTCATGATTCAATAACTGAGTTGTATAAAATATTCCTTCCATAGTAAAGGTAATAAACTTGCCCAAGATACATCTAAGTCCCACACCAGGAACACACAAACATTTGGACAGCTGCATGGTTTTTTCCTTGCTGTTTGAATGTCTTTTCTATGTGCCTTTCTGTGTACCCAAGGAGTGTTACTCAGCCTTAATAATGTGTTTCTTGGTTGGAAGTTTTTCAGACACAGAGAAGGGCAGGCACTGATCACCAATCAAGACTCTCAAGTTCAAGCTCACTGCCTCTCACTTAGCACTCTGTCTGCCAACCGGAAAATAATTTGTTTGAGCCAGTAAGGCTCACAGTTATTTATTCTTTATCCTTGATTTTTCAGGGAGGCCCCACCACCACCAGTGACCCTTACTGAAAGCAGATAGCATTGGAGAAGGACAAAATTCTGATGCTGTGCTTACTTTTAGCAACTGTAGTAAAGCTTTTCCAGGGCTGGCCCTTGATCCAGAAGCTCATGTAGGCTCAGCATTCGGCAGTGCAAGGCAGCTTTAATCTAATTCTGACTTCATTTTCCCCCTGGCTTTCTCCTTAGGACAAGTCTCAGGGAAGAAaccagggaaagaagaaaaaaaaaaaaaaagagggaagtcaCAGGCCTCCATGTCATAATACAAAAATGCACTGCTAATTACCGCGGCTGTAATTCTTGATCCAGCCAAAATGCAGGTACACAATTACTTTACTTGGGGGCAGTCTCTGCTTAACCCCTGCTGCGTTTCACTACCTCTTCAGCACGTTCCCTCTTCTTCAACAGCAGTTATCTCCTGATGGTAATAACAGACTTGCTGCCCAAGAAAAAGAATCCCATGGGAAACATCCAGGTGAGGAGCCCTGAGCCAATGCCCCAGACGGGTTTGGGATGGATCGTGACTTatcaggaataagaaaaagaaacccagtgTACTTCATTCCAGCTTTTTAAAAGACCTCATGACATTTAGAATCATAACAGTGGACATAACATGATGGCAGTGAGATCATTTTCCAGCCAGATAATGAGCTTTTCTAAAACTCACAAATGCTTTTAGGTCTGTTTTATGatggagctatttttttttaatgcatatataaCATTTAACTCAGGAGAGTTTATTCTGTGCTTAGGAGAGTTATTCACAAGTGTGTCcaatctatttatgtattttatatagatTTACCATCCATTACAAAGAAATGCCACTAACAGCCATAGCAAAGCATGGCATTAATGATTTGCTGAGTAAAGAGCACCTATCACGTGAAATTTCTTTTGTGATTCAGCAGAAATGTGTTTTAGAAGTGTTTTTACATTAAATTGGCTATGCTTGTTCTATCCAATTTattcatagtattttttaatcttctttttcaATTAAGAAGTATCTAAATTaggggcgcctatgtggctcagttggttaagcatctgactttggctcaggtcatgatcactgttcatggattcaagccccgcatcagactctgtgctgcaaATGCAAAATCAAACACCATTTGAAAATGCCACTAGTGATGGGCAAGTACTCTAAATAAGTGTGGTGCTAGGCTGCAAGCACTGGGAATGCTAAGGGCTGCTGGAAAGCAGAGAATTCCAGATAATTGCATCCTGTAGGAACTCATTTGCTAGAATATCCCATCTTttaagagaattctgaaagtaaaaattttatcTGAGATTTTCCAAGTTTCAAATGTTGgcaattaaaaacaatcaaaacaaaacctACTGTGTGGACCAAATGAAGCAAGCTTTGTCTGCGTATGGCCAAagctttaaagtttttgtttgtttttccgtTAAAAGGGAGTGGTCTTCAAAGGGGACAAGAAATTAGAATAATCACTCACACATCTATTACCAATGATTAAGTCAGATTTTCAAAGATTTTGTAcaggaaacacaacagataaacattttccttcctttcttccttccttcttcttcttcttcttcttttcttccaacTAGGGTTTTGTTCCAACTTTCTGCTAATCTCAATGCTGGTAAACTGGGTTCTGTCAAAAGTGTTTCTACAGAATCTTTAATCCTTTGAGCTTGAGGCTTCTACAGTCTGCCCCTTTGCTTCCTTGTCTCTAGGATTATACCCTGATCTTGGCTCTGGAAGGAGGTGAGtgggaaataaacaagaaaattgaACCCAACAAAATCAGGAGGCTACCCTACAATTCTCACTACAATTTCTTTGTTTGCACTCCACCTCATCAcaagcaagtgtgtgtgtgtgtgtgtgtgtgtgtgtgtgtgtgtgtgtgtgtttctgtgtgtttctgtgtgtctgtgtgttggaAGGAGAGAGATGAGGAAATATGGGCAGAAGGAGACACACCAAAGCCCGTCTAACTTACAAGCTGCCTGAAGAGGCATAATCCCAAACATTGGCCATAAAAGAGAGGGaacaaaaagggaagagaaacaaccCCTCCTTGTTTAATCAGTcctatttaagtatttttatttctcctataGAAACTTTCTGCCATTAAGGTCACCCCTTGAATCTCTGACTTATATCAGATCTCCTCTTCCTTGAGGGAAATGtttggaagaagagaggaagacaaagaccTCTCAGTGCTCCCTAATGATATGGGTAATGTTAGGCATAGTAATGTTCACTGTGAAAGTCCCCAGAATGTTAGAATAGCTTGCTAGAGATGTCACCACTGCCCCTACCTCACAACCCCAACACCAGCCCAACCAGGTATCAGAGgacatctatcatctatttaaatGTTCCCTTTCTGGAGCATGAGATGTACCAGGTATTCTCCTGAGGACACTGCAGGCCTCTGGTTGTATGTCCATCCGAGCAGTGTTCCCCACATGGAATCCTTCCCATATATAGTGCTtgcttttcttagtttttttgaaaaaagaatacaCAGGGAAAGCATTGCATGTTTGCAATTCAGTGGGTTTGGAAAAGATTTATGCAGAGGCAAATATGAagtattttatgtaatattattATGTATCCATTCAAACGACTtctatacaaaaagaaaaatacttttaggaCTGAGAACCAAGATTCTTCATTAATACGG containing:
- the LOC125163978 gene encoding ORM1-like protein 2 → MNVGVAHSEVNPNTRVMNSRGIWLAYIILVGLLHVVLLSIPFFSIPVVWTLTNVIHNLAMYVFLHTVKGTPFETPDQGKARLLTHWEQMDYGLQFTSSRKFLSISPIVLYLLASFYTKYDAAHFLINTASLLSVLLPKLPQFHGVRLFGINKY